Proteins co-encoded in one Papaver somniferum cultivar HN1 chromosome 5, ASM357369v1, whole genome shotgun sequence genomic window:
- the LOC113277514 gene encoding bifunctional TH2 protein, mitochondrial-like: MVYTFSQSCWASCYEEAVCCLYSPLNVCLASGDLHKRDFHHYINQWGHFLIAFPQAYDIVLESLEDQQEDVQAAILERRNFITQELQWHASFIQECDLDPTAETTQHSVTAKYVNFLLATASGNLDMVHLEIPTPAEKLKIAAHVLSAITPCVRVSATLARLIKPVTRRNKRPRRFNMWIDRYSSDEFEASTQQTEVLLNWLSNSLTDEERKVLGEVYHQAMKLEVEFFYSRLSVPTKLIPVSLLHNREEERLLLFSVFDFACTTVDSLQGLEQMTLSSAKEKSIVGLPPRPGRRPRPGNTHLQMSRADLQKAWDAIVVFDKREMDKWLLKILAIPIAVGFDYDGLCKVLEQLSVIREMEFQE, from the exons ATGGTTTATACATTCTCACAATCATGTTGGGCATCGTGTTATGAAGAAGCTGTGTGTTGTTTATACTCACCTCTGAATGTTTGTTTGGCTTCTGGAGATTTGCATAAGAGAGATTTTCATCATTACATCAATCAATGGGGTCATTTCTTGATTGCTTTTCCACAGGC TTATGATATAGTGTTAGAATCTTTAGAGGATCAGCAAGAGGATGTACAGGCTGCAATCTTGGAGAGGAGGAATTTTATTACACAAGAACTCCAATGGCATGCTTCATTCATCCAA GAATGCGATTTAGACCCTACAGCAGAGACCACTCAGCACTCTGTGACAGCCAAATACGTTAACTTCTTATTAGCCACTGCATCTGGTAATCTAGATATGGTACATCTTGAAATTCCGACCCCAGCTGAGAAGTTGAAGATTGCTGCTCATGTTCTTAGTGCTATAACACCATGTGTGCGGGTCTCTGCCACGCTTGCTAGGCTTATTAAGCCAGTCACTAGACGTAATAAACGACCTCGCCGATTCAATATGTGGATTGATAGATACTCCTCTGATGAATTCGAG GCCTCAACTCAGCAAACTGAGGTGTTACTTAATTGGCTAAGCAACTCTTTGACGGACGAAGAGCGTAAAGTCCTGGGGGAGGTTTATCATCAAGCTATGAAGCTTGAAGTAGAGTTTTTCTATTCTCGCCTGTCTGTGCCTACTAAGCTCATCCCTGTATCACTCCTGCATAATCGTGAGGAGGAGCGTCTCCTGCTATTTTCTGTTTTTGACTTTGCATGCACTACCGTGGATTCTTTGCAAGGGTTAGAACAAATGACATTGTCAAGTGCCAAAGAGAAGTCAATAGTTGGGCTGCCTCCTCGTCCCGGTCGAAGGCCTCGTCCAGGGAACACACATCTTCAAATGTCACGTGCGGATTTGCAAAAAGCATGGGATGCTATTGTTGTCTTTGATAAGAGGGAGATGGATAAATGGTTGCTGAAAATTCTGGCCATTCCGATAG CTGTGGGTTTTGACTACGACGGTCTTTGCAAAGTACTTGAGCAGCTCTCCGTTATCAGGGAAATGGAATTTCAAGAATAA